In the Phaseolus vulgaris cultivar G19833 chromosome 7, P. vulgaris v2.0, whole genome shotgun sequence genome, one interval contains:
- the LOC137828716 gene encoding phosphoglucan phosphatase DSP4, amyloplastic isoform X2: protein MNCLHNLSRFSLLPFETVATRHRNNLPLSLRIVTNSHHNRSMALKAASGSVPSADKSSANKEEEKSETYSHNMTEAMGVVLSYKHELGMNYNFIRPDLIVGSCPQTPDDVEKLRRIGVKTIFCLQQDSDLEYFGVDIKAIGEYAKTHDVQHLRAEIRDFDAFDLRMQLPAVVSKLYKAVNSNGGVTYIHCTAGLGRAPAVATAYMFWVLGYTFKEAHTLLQSKRECFPKLDAIKSATADILTGLSKKPVTLSWEDSNCSRVEISGLDIGWGQRVPLNFDDKSGLWYLERELPEGRYEYKYIVDGEWTCNKDELVTSPNKDGHVNNFIQVRDNSSSDRVSLRERFSSDDPDLTTEERVRIKEFLEACSDEDL, encoded by the exons ATGAACTGTCTTCACAATCTTTCTCG ATTCTCTCTTTTACCCTTCGAAACGGTTGCCACGCGCCACCGCAACAACCTTCCCCTGTCCCTG CGAATCGTCACTAATTCTCATCATAATCGAAGTATGGCGCTCAAG GCTGCTTCAGGTTCTGTACCAAGTGCAGACAAAAGTAGTGCGAACAAGGAAGAGGAGAAGTCTGAGACATATTCTCATAACATGACAGAAGCCATGGGTGTTG TTTTGTCTTATAAGCATGAGTTAGGAATGAACTATAACTTCATCCGTCCAGACTTAATTGTGGGATCATGCCCACAG ACTCCTGACGATGTTGAGAAGTTGCGTAGAATTGGAGTGAAAACTATATTTTGCTTACAACAAGATTCGGACCTTGA ATATTTTGGAGTTGATATTAAGGCCATAGGAGAATATGCCAAGACACATGATGTTCAACACTTGCGTGCTGAGATAAG GGACTTTGATGCATTTGATCTACGGATGCAGCTTCCAGCTGTAGTTAGCAAATTATATAAGGCAGTAAATTCCAACGGAGGTGTAACATATATTCATTGCACTGCTGGACTTGGAAGAGCTCCTGCTGTTGCA ACGGCCTACATGTTTTGGGTTCTGGGTTATACATTTAAGGAGGCTCATACACTACTTCAG AGCAAAAGGGAGTGCTTTCCGAAACTAGATGCCATTAAAAGTGCGACAGCTGACATT CTTACAGGCCTCAGTAAGAAACCTGTCACTCTGTCATGGGAAGACAGCAATTGCTCTAGGGTGGAAATTTCCGGACTTGATATTGGATGGGGGCAG AGAGTACCCCTAAATTTTGATGACAAATCGGGCTTGTGGTACCTCGAGAGGGAATTACCT GAAGGACGCTATGAGTACAAGTACATTGTTGATGGGGAATGGACATGCAATAAAGATGAGCTTGTAACCTCTCCCAACAAAGATGGCCATGTCAACAATTTCATTCAA GTCCGTGATAATAGCAGCAGTGATCGTGTTTCCCTTCGGGAGAGATTCTCTTCTGATGATCCTGATCTTACAACGGAGGAACGAGTGAGAATAAAGGAGTTTCTTGAAGCTTGTTCTGATGAGGATCTGTGA
- the LOC137828716 gene encoding phosphoglucan phosphatase DSP4, amyloplastic isoform X1, with product MNCLHNLSRFSLLPFETVATRHRNNLPLSLVHSIFPFISLVLLYNYISLSLSHLLFFFQRSIQRIVTNSHHNRSMALKAASGSVPSADKSSANKEEEKSETYSHNMTEAMGVVLSYKHELGMNYNFIRPDLIVGSCPQTPDDVEKLRRIGVKTIFCLQQDSDLEYFGVDIKAIGEYAKTHDVQHLRAEIRDFDAFDLRMQLPAVVSKLYKAVNSNGGVTYIHCTAGLGRAPAVATAYMFWVLGYTFKEAHTLLQSKRECFPKLDAIKSATADILTGLSKKPVTLSWEDSNCSRVEISGLDIGWGQRVPLNFDDKSGLWYLERELPEGRYEYKYIVDGEWTCNKDELVTSPNKDGHVNNFIQVRDNSSSDRVSLRERFSSDDPDLTTEERVRIKEFLEACSDEDL from the exons ATGAACTGTCTTCACAATCTTTCTCG ATTCTCTCTTTTACCCTTCGAAACGGTTGCCACGCGCCACCGCAACAACCTTCCCCTGTCCCTGGTACACTCCATTTTCCCTTTTATTTCGTTAGTACTTCTCTACAATtatatttctctttctctctcacaccttctctttttttttcaacgCTCGATACAGCGAATCGTCACTAATTCTCATCATAATCGAAGTATGGCGCTCAAG GCTGCTTCAGGTTCTGTACCAAGTGCAGACAAAAGTAGTGCGAACAAGGAAGAGGAGAAGTCTGAGACATATTCTCATAACATGACAGAAGCCATGGGTGTTG TTTTGTCTTATAAGCATGAGTTAGGAATGAACTATAACTTCATCCGTCCAGACTTAATTGTGGGATCATGCCCACAG ACTCCTGACGATGTTGAGAAGTTGCGTAGAATTGGAGTGAAAACTATATTTTGCTTACAACAAGATTCGGACCTTGA ATATTTTGGAGTTGATATTAAGGCCATAGGAGAATATGCCAAGACACATGATGTTCAACACTTGCGTGCTGAGATAAG GGACTTTGATGCATTTGATCTACGGATGCAGCTTCCAGCTGTAGTTAGCAAATTATATAAGGCAGTAAATTCCAACGGAGGTGTAACATATATTCATTGCACTGCTGGACTTGGAAGAGCTCCTGCTGTTGCA ACGGCCTACATGTTTTGGGTTCTGGGTTATACATTTAAGGAGGCTCATACACTACTTCAG AGCAAAAGGGAGTGCTTTCCGAAACTAGATGCCATTAAAAGTGCGACAGCTGACATT CTTACAGGCCTCAGTAAGAAACCTGTCACTCTGTCATGGGAAGACAGCAATTGCTCTAGGGTGGAAATTTCCGGACTTGATATTGGATGGGGGCAG AGAGTACCCCTAAATTTTGATGACAAATCGGGCTTGTGGTACCTCGAGAGGGAATTACCT GAAGGACGCTATGAGTACAAGTACATTGTTGATGGGGAATGGACATGCAATAAAGATGAGCTTGTAACCTCTCCCAACAAAGATGGCCATGTCAACAATTTCATTCAA GTCCGTGATAATAGCAGCAGTGATCGTGTTTCCCTTCGGGAGAGATTCTCTTCTGATGATCCTGATCTTACAACGGAGGAACGAGTGAGAATAAAGGAGTTTCTTGAAGCTTGTTCTGATGAGGATCTGTGA